A window of the Tursiops truncatus isolate mTurTru1 chromosome 14, mTurTru1.mat.Y, whole genome shotgun sequence genome harbors these coding sequences:
- the LOC141276353 gene encoding uncharacterized protein gives MTRSPAPAVARLCPFGVTDASTETETKTGCGDSARPNDRHRPARGTPAHPRRPAQERGAAPGNSPPGAAAGGGPAAPSPRGLVLNSLRDRGRRRRRAAAPHTGSTTVPRPSQARLPRRCNPARLPRSLPPGAEDAPRPALRRPESARGAAGDARGRAGAGLAAPAASGRSVTRANGGRRFLPVGAAAPCLFTRRGKCRELPT, from the coding sequence ATGACCAGGAGTCCCGCCCCGGCCGTCGCGCGACTGTGCCCTTTCGGGGTCACAGACGCGAGCACCGAAACCGAGACAAAGACCGGGTGCGGCGACTCGGCCCGACCCAACGACCGCCACCGCCCCGCCCGGGGAACGCCCGCCCACCCCCGGCGGCCGGCCCAGGAGCGCGGCGCGGCCCCAGGAAACTCACCTCCGGGCGCGGCCGCTGGAGGGGGCCCCGCCGCGCCGTCGCCTCGCGGCCTCGTCCTCAATTCGCTCAGGGACCgcgggcgccgccgccgccgcgccgccGCCCCTCACACTGGGAGCACTACTGTCCCCAGACCCTCTCAAGCTCGGCTGCCGCGCCGCTGCAACCCTGCGCGCCTCCCTCGGTCACTGCCGCCCGGCGCCGAGGACGCGCCGAGGCCGGCTCTGCGCAGACCCGAGAGCGCGCGCGGGGCCGCGGGGGACGCGCGGGGGcgcgcgggggcggggctggcggCGCCGGCCGCTTCGGGCCGCAGCGTTACCCGCGCGAATGGCGGCCGCCGCTTTCTTCCCGTGGGCGCTGCTGCTCCTTGCCTCTTCACCCGACGCGGGAAATGCAGAGAGCTACCTACCTGA